The following coding sequences are from one Heptranchias perlo isolate sHepPer1 chromosome 13, sHepPer1.hap1, whole genome shotgun sequence window:
- the LOC137331042 gene encoding alkaline phosphatase, tissue-nonspecific isozyme-like: MDTFPYTSLTKVYCVDAQVPDSACTASAFLCGVKTKKFTLGTTSAVEYDQCNSTFGNEVTSILNWAKSAGKSVGIVTTTRLMHATPAAAYAHTVNRHWFSDAEMPNVAKEQGCKDISTQLIYNIPNIEVIMGGGRKYMTPKSTKDPEYRNAAHAEGIRLDGINLIDKWIETKIDKPVFNHSVYVWNKAQLDKVNLETTDYLLGLFEPHDMAFELERNTTQDPSLVDMVDKAVRILRKNPNGFFLLVEGGRIDHGHHNGQAKHALYETITLDNSIKRAGFLTDEGDTLTVVTADHSHTLSFGGYNDRGNPILGFVSYHSDIDDKPFTSLAYGNGPGWAIVNGTRDNLTNIDTSYAKYKQQAAVPLKQETHSGEDVVVYAKGPWSHLFRGTNDQTFICHVLAYAACIGPHATHCSESKLSGAPPMNSLNHMAILIYCLLLALTMN; the protein is encoded by the exons ATGGATACTTTTCCATACACTTCATTAACAAAG GTTTATTGTGTGGATGCCCAGGTGCCTGACAGTGCATGTACTGCTTCTGCTTTCCTCTGTGgtgtaaaaacaaaaaaattcaCTCTAGGTACAACGTCTGCTGTTGAGTATGACCAGTGTAATTCAACCTTCGGCAATGAAGTCACTTCAATTTTGAATTGGGCCAAAAGTGCAG GGAAATCTGTTGGTATTGTTACAACAACACGATTAATGCATGCCACTCCAGCAGCTGCATACGCTCACACTGTAAACCGCCACTGGTTCAGTGATGCAGAGATGCCCAATGTGGCCAAAGAACAGGGCTGCAAGGACATTTCAACTCAACTCATCTACAATATACCTAACATTGAG GTAATAATGGGAGGTGGTAGAAAGTACATGACCCCTAAATCAACCAAAGACCCTGAATACCGAAACGCGGCCCATGCTGAGGGAATTCGTTTGGACGGAATCAATTTAATTGACAAATGGATTGAAACTAAAATTGATAAG CCCGTCTTTAATCACT CCGTTTATGTGTGGAATAAGGCGCAGCTGGACAAGGTCAACCTGGAGACCACGGATTATTTGCTGG GTCTATTTGAGCCACATGACATGGCATTTGAGTTGGAACGCAACACAACCCAGGACCCATCTCTGGTTGACATGGTGGACAAAGCTGTGAGAATCTTGAGGAAAAATCCCAACGGGTTTTTCCTTTTGGTAGAAG gtggAAGGATAGACCATGGTCATCATAATGGACAAGCCAAGCACGCTCTGTATGAAACAATTACATTGGACAATTCCATTAAGAGAGCTGGTTTTCTGACTGATGAAGGTGACACTCTGACTGTGGTCACAGCAGACCACTCTCATACTCTGTCATTTGGAGGATATAATGATCGTGGCAATCCAATACTTG GTTTTGTGTCTTACCACAGTGACATAGATGATAAGCCCTTCACCTCCTTGGCATATGGCAATGGACCAGGCTGGGCCATAGTAAATGGTACTAGAGACAATCTAACCAATATAGATACAA GTTATGCAAAATACAAGCAGCAAGCAGCTGTTCCACTCAAGCAAGAAACACATAGTGGAGAAGATGTCGTAGTCTATGCGAAGGGTCCTTGGTCTCATCTTTTTCGAGGAACAAACGATCAGACTTTCATCTGTCATGTCTTGGCTTATGCTGCATGCATTGGTCCCCATGCCACTCACTGCAGTGAATCAAAACTATCAGGAGCGCCACCAATGAATTCCCTCAATCACATGGCTATTTTGATCTATTGCCTTCTATTGGCTTTAACTATGAATTAG